A genomic region of Methanobacterium sp. SMA-27 contains the following coding sequences:
- a CDS encoding VWA domain-containing protein gives MRLLKNLIFPFSAIVGQEDVKKSLILNAINPSIGGVLIKGDKGTGKTTAVRALADLLPPLKVVKGCPFNCDPDDQDSLCDSCKSEDFEVETKSMKVVELPLGSTEDRVVGSINIEKALKEGLKALEPGILADANRNILYVDEINLLDDNLVDVLLDAAAYGVNIVEREGISFVHPSNFMLVGTMNPAEGELRPQLSDRIGLHISVHSIMDLEERVKIMERREEFERDPTAFKAKFKDQQDKILENIVTARKILKKVNVSRDLMEVIAYLCMEMGVDGHRADIAILKASKTIAAYNFLEEVNLDHVEEAALLVLGERFNITSQNRNKINQMVQKAQEDISKRKEENQKGNTQDQGQNQGEKDQQDNGSKQENSQEQQENNNNEKQEDSNGNEKFEQPNSNVNDTGQGSQDNENSDNTEQDKKFKPIGNENDITVSEEGVDIKKLLKIKGKKKRKLYGKRVDSTTQKGKYVKSRLSKDLKNDIAVDATLRAAAISSEGSIKVKSEHIRHKVRKHGAKASIAIVVDISGSMFSDKKSERVKDILINVIEDAGRQGDKISVVGFKGREAMVIIPTTKRATSFREQIDNIKIGGTTPLASGMKKGFEILKKERFRNEYVPMMLILTDGMPNVAIDENPTKDALKIAGELKDNEIHTLIVNFEQTAKHGRDMNMELAIASSGRYYDLEELKSPGCAVSMILNNERTDL, from the coding sequence GTGAGACTATTGAAAAACCTTATTTTTCCATTTTCAGCAATTGTAGGTCAGGAAGACGTTAAAAAATCTCTTATATTGAATGCCATCAACCCGAGTATTGGTGGGGTTCTAATAAAAGGGGACAAAGGAACAGGTAAAACAACTGCAGTACGTGCATTGGCAGATCTTCTGCCACCACTTAAAGTTGTTAAAGGCTGTCCATTTAATTGCGACCCTGATGATCAAGATTCACTATGCGATTCATGCAAATCCGAAGATTTTGAGGTAGAAACTAAGAGTATGAAGGTTGTTGAACTACCCTTGGGATCAACTGAAGACAGAGTTGTTGGATCAATTAACATAGAAAAAGCTTTAAAAGAAGGATTAAAAGCATTGGAGCCCGGGATACTGGCAGATGCAAACAGGAACATACTTTACGTTGATGAAATTAACTTACTCGACGATAATCTTGTTGATGTATTGTTAGATGCAGCAGCATATGGAGTTAATATTGTTGAAAGGGAAGGAATTTCTTTTGTACATCCTTCCAACTTCATGCTTGTAGGTACAATGAACCCTGCAGAAGGCGAACTAAGACCCCAACTTTCAGACCGTATAGGTTTACACATATCTGTACACAGCATTATGGATTTGGAGGAAAGGGTTAAAATAATGGAAAGGCGTGAAGAATTTGAGCGTGATCCAACAGCATTCAAAGCTAAGTTCAAGGATCAACAAGATAAAATCCTAGAAAATATTGTAACTGCACGGAAAATACTCAAAAAAGTAAATGTTTCAAGGGATTTGATGGAAGTTATAGCCTACTTATGCATGGAGATGGGTGTTGATGGTCATAGGGCAGACATTGCAATTTTAAAAGCTTCAAAAACAATCGCTGCCTATAATTTCTTGGAAGAAGTTAACCTTGATCATGTTGAAGAAGCAGCACTATTGGTACTCGGGGAAAGATTCAACATAACATCTCAGAATAGGAATAAAATCAATCAGATGGTACAGAAAGCTCAGGAAGATATTTCTAAGAGAAAAGAGGAAAATCAAAAGGGCAACACTCAAGATCAAGGACAGAATCAAGGAGAAAAAGATCAGCAGGATAATGGATCTAAACAGGAAAATTCTCAAGAACAACAAGAAAATAACAATAATGAAAAACAGGAAGATTCAAATGGAAATGAAAAGTTTGAACAGCCAAATTCCAATGTAAATGATACAGGGCAAGGATCTCAAGATAATGAAAATTCTGATAATACAGAACAGGATAAAAAATTCAAACCAATTGGAAATGAAAATGATATAACTGTTAGTGAAGAGGGGGTTGATATAAAAAAACTGCTTAAAATCAAGGGTAAAAAAAAGAGGAAACTCTACGGTAAAAGAGTAGACTCAACAACGCAAAAGGGTAAATACGTAAAAAGTAGATTATCTAAAGATTTAAAAAATGATATTGCGGTTGATGCAACCTTGAGAGCTGCTGCAATAAGCTCTGAAGGAAGTATAAAAGTTAAAAGTGAACATATTCGGCATAAAGTAAGAAAACATGGTGCAAAAGCTTCAATTGCCATAGTTGTCGATATCAGTGGGTCAATGTTCTCTGATAAAAAATCTGAAAGAGTTAAAGATATTTTGATTAATGTTATTGAAGATGCAGGTAGACAAGGGGACAAAATAAGCGTTGTCGGATTTAAAGGCAGAGAAGCCATGGTTATAATTCCAACGACCAAGAGAGCAACCTCATTTAGGGAACAGATTGATAATATTAAGATTGGCGGTACAACGCCTCTTGCTTCTGGAATGAAAAAGGGATTTGAAATACTTAAAAAGGAAAGATTCAGGAATGAATACGTTCCCATGATGTTAATACTTACAGATGGTATGCCAAACGTTGCTATAGATGAGAATCCAACTAAAGATGCTCTGAAAATTGCAGGAGAACTCAAGGATAATGAAATACACACACTTATAGTGAATTTTGAACAGACAGCTAAACATGGAAGGGATATGAATATGGAACTAGCAATAGCTTCAAGTGGCAGATATTATGATCTTGAGGAACTTAAAAGTCCAGGTTGTGCAGTATCAATGATATTAAATAATGAAAGAACTGATCTGTAA
- a CDS encoding flavin reductase family protein, with translation MSKINIGRNVFTLTMPVTLLGSKVEGKVNFMTLAWVTRVNSNPPLFGVAINKVHHSSKGIMENKTFSINFPSEDLLIETDYCGLVSGRKTDKSDIFNVFYGELETAPMIKECAVSIECKLFDVVELPTNNLFIGEAVAAYSEEQYLTDNKLDIKKINPLILTMPDNNYWKVGDHAGNAWNAGKNFKQ, from the coding sequence ATGTCAAAAATAAATATTGGTAGGAATGTTTTTACACTGACAATGCCTGTAACTTTGCTTGGAAGTAAAGTTGAGGGTAAAGTTAATTTTATGACTTTAGCTTGGGTAACACGTGTTAATTCAAATCCCCCACTCTTTGGAGTTGCAATTAATAAAGTTCACCATAGTTCTAAAGGTATAATGGAAAATAAAACCTTCAGCATAAATTTCCCCTCTGAAGACCTTCTCATTGAAACAGATTACTGTGGACTGGTTTCAGGAAGAAAAACAGATAAATCAGATATCTTCAATGTTTTTTATGGGGAGTTGGAAACAGCTCCGATGATAAAGGAGTGTGCGGTGTCTATAGAGTGTAAGCTTTTTGATGTTGTTGAACTTCCAACCAACAATCTATTCATTGGAGAAGCTGTGGCAGCATATTCTGAAGAACAATATTTAACAGATAATAAGTTGGATATTAAAAAAATAAATCCATTAATCTTAACCATGCCAGACAATAACTATTGGAAAGTTGGGGATCATGCAGGAAATGCTTGGAATGCTGGAAAGAATTTTAAGCAATGA
- a CDS encoding DUF367 family protein: MKVTVYHAEQCDPKKCTTVKLQRQGKIEVVPKLNKLPRGAIVLDPFSEKSMSPEDREIVEKNGIVGLDCSWNRIQKSSIMFKGKKYHRSLPFLVAANPTNYGKPCKLSTAEAIAATFYIVGLKDNAVEIMSQFKWGPHFLTLNHELLEAYSRAKTSAEVVKIQNRFIGG; this comes from the coding sequence ATGAAAGTGACAGTGTACCATGCAGAACAGTGCGACCCAAAGAAATGCACAACAGTGAAACTTCAAAGACAAGGCAAGATTGAAGTGGTTCCTAAACTAAACAAGTTACCTAGAGGCGCTATAGTTCTGGATCCCTTTTCTGAAAAGTCCATGTCACCTGAAGACAGGGAAATCGTTGAAAAAAACGGTATTGTAGGTCTTGATTGCTCATGGAACAGGATACAAAAGTCTAGCATAATGTTCAAGGGCAAAAAATATCATAGGTCTCTTCCTTTTCTTGTTGCAGCTAATCCAACGAACTATGGAAAGCCATGCAAACTCTCAACTGCAGAGGCTATTGCAGCAACTTTTTATATAGTGGGGCTTAAAGATAATGCTGTTGAAATAATGTCCCAGTTCAAGTGGGGACCTCATTTTCTAACACTCAATCATGAGTTATTAGAAGCATATTCCCGTGCTAAAACAAGTGCGGAAGTTGTAAAGATTCAAAATAGATTTATAGGAGGCTAA
- a CDS encoding 50S ribosomal protein L40e — translation MARFEEAENRLFKIKICLKCNARNPPTAKTCRKCGYKGLRYKAKEPRG, via the coding sequence ATGGCTAGATTTGAAGAAGCAGAAAATAGGCTGTTCAAGATTAAGATTTGCCTTAAATGTAACGCAAGAAACCCTCCAACCGCTAAAACATGCAGAAAATGCGGTTACAAGGGCTTAAGATACAAGGCTAAAGAACCGAGAGGTTAA
- a CDS encoding geranylgeranylglyceryl/heptaprenylglyceryl phosphate synthase has translation MNVENYIRQTLKDHKIHLTLLDPEEQRHEEAVLIAKEAVSGGTDGIMLGGSTTDSTELDATAKALKENVDVPIILFPGNISGVSQYADAIFFMSLLNSSNPYWITGAQALGAPIIKKMGIETISMGYLVVEPGGTVGWVGDAKLIPRIKPDLAAAYAIAAEFMGMKLLYLEAGSGANQYIPEKMIQSVKKSTGSIVIVGGGIRTGEDAANVAAAGADILVTGTIVEKSSNIKDKIKELVDGIRSVKD, from the coding sequence ATGAACGTTGAAAACTACATCAGACAAACTCTAAAGGATCACAAGATACATCTTACCCTTCTTGATCCCGAGGAGCAGAGACATGAAGAGGCAGTATTGATCGCAAAAGAAGCTGTTTCTGGAGGTACTGATGGGATAATGTTGGGAGGTTCAACAACAGATTCAACAGAGCTTGATGCAACAGCAAAGGCCCTTAAAGAAAATGTTGATGTACCAATAATACTTTTTCCAGGTAATATAAGTGGTGTTAGCCAATATGCTGATGCCATATTTTTCATGAGCCTTTTAAACTCAAGCAATCCCTATTGGATAACTGGAGCTCAAGCATTGGGTGCTCCAATCATAAAGAAAATGGGTATTGAAACTATATCTATGGGATATTTGGTTGTTGAACCTGGAGGCACAGTTGGATGGGTAGGAGATGCAAAACTTATACCTAGAATCAAACCAGATTTAGCAGCAGCTTATGCGATTGCTGCAGAATTTATGGGCATGAAACTCCTTTACCTTGAAGCAGGATCAGGGGCTAATCAATATATTCCTGAAAAAATGATACAATCGGTAAAAAAATCTACAGGTAGCATTGTTATTGTTGGCGGAGGAATTAGAACCGGCGAAGATGCTGCTAATGTTGCAGCAGCAGGTGCTGATATATTAGTAACAGGAACAATTGTAGAAAAAAGCTCCAATATCAAAGACAAAATAAAAGAATTAGTTGATGGTATTAGATCAGTTAAAGATTGA
- a CDS encoding DUF169 domain-containing protein: MSSCEINGYEELSQKFKDKLGLEKSPVAVKLVLNEDDIPEGIPKIEEKVRHCEMIQKASQGDIFYATAEEQACKGGAGAIGLMEPPEKVNSGEMYYSLGRFSSLGSAKRTVDAIPKIEPIMKAIAYSPLEKAPFDPDVVVIICNPQQAMQLAQAMVYTLGGRFEADFAGIQSICGDAVAGPYTTKRPNITLGCSGSRKFADIKPDEVIVGMNGENIGCIVNALEAL, encoded by the coding sequence ATGAGTAGTTGTGAAATAAACGGGTATGAAGAGTTATCACAAAAATTTAAAGATAAACTTGGCTTGGAAAAATCTCCTGTTGCAGTTAAACTAGTTTTAAATGAAGATGATATTCCTGAGGGTATTCCAAAGATTGAAGAAAAAGTCCGGCATTGTGAAATGATACAGAAAGCATCACAAGGCGATATATTCTATGCTACTGCTGAAGAACAGGCCTGTAAAGGTGGAGCAGGAGCAATAGGGCTTATGGAACCCCCTGAAAAAGTTAATTCTGGTGAGATGTATTATTCTTTGGGAAGATTTTCTAGTTTGGGTTCAGCTAAAAGAACTGTTGATGCAATTCCAAAAATAGAACCCATAATGAAGGCAATAGCATACTCACCACTTGAAAAAGCCCCATTTGACCCGGATGTTGTGGTTATAATATGTAACCCTCAACAAGCAATGCAACTTGCTCAAGCAATGGTTTACACCCTTGGAGGCCGTTTCGAAGCAGACTTTGCAGGAATTCAATCGATATGTGGTGACGCAGTTGCAGGACCATACACAACCAAAAGACCCAACATAACATTGGGATGTAGTGGGTCAAGGAAATTTGCAGACATAAAACCTGACGAAGTAATTGTTGGAATGAATGGTGAAAATATAGGCTGTATTGTAAATGCTCTCGAAGCATTATAA
- a CDS encoding Ig-like domain-containing protein — MNLRKKGLIVLVIMIFFLFMGAASAAGTTKKVSLNDKKFTTVNIPFVENHGQISDKNVKYSANTFIGNVYVKDNGIVYALTKDKKGWVVSEKFVNSNNVDVKGYDQSKTKVSYYKGKNVQKNLATYSKVKYSNLYDGIDLYLNAHGKNIEKIYSIGNSGSPSSIWVTVSGSKGLKINKKGELEILNGLSALKLTKPVAYQIINGKKVNVSVSYVINNLSYGYKTGAYNKNYKLIIDPLLSSTFLSGNSYDNAQGVAVDKAGNVYVTGYTGSGDFPTIAGGYQTTIKSGEWDAFVSKFDSTLTTLISSTFIGGTYSDKATGIALDNQGRLGCNVFITGTTYSQNYPNTAFTVPWDTGAGDVFISKLSNDLTTLEASTFFGGNRADMANAIIVDASNNVYITGQTFSYNGTDSKNNPVTGFPVRYSSFNEPLAQTSYVGNGDVFVSKLDNNLASLRSGVVFGGSGTSYGTSLAVDQSNYIYVTGATNATDFPAVTNTNVYPDNGFQTNKGDYDAFVVKLSAQYLENIEGLALLGGSARDVGNGIAVDPIGRVYVVGGTWSSNMYTTLGAKQRQNNGKEDGFVVIMDKQIQNILSSTYLGGNGIDFANGVIVSDQGNIGIIGTTNSTKSFPNELPSGDTTAHGMEDVFFTTFTNVMTAQEKVETTFLGGVNADYGEALAIDTIGNIFLVGDTWSNDYPTTSGAYQTNTVDNLQYTDDAFISKIDNLLDTSPPTVGSIDPVNNSSNVQLNKIIKLVYNEQIQRGSNFDIGGGLSSITLNGVNVPLSNIQIVMNTLIITPTSLQPSTKYTLFIPVDAIEDLAGNIGDEYTLVFNTVVPLNVVSTNPVNNANNVIGNQPITITFNIPIKTGPNYALITLLNSASTKMPITKTINGNILTITPIGNLTPGTYTLSLPINSILDMNNKGLTSIFTTSFTVTSPTVTSTDPVNNAINVPTNKLLSVTFNRPIKLGPGLIQLKSSGGTVIPITFSITNNTLFIYHTTQALAKSTNYILTLNPNCITDLAGNGLATQLITTFKTANTTTASTSQTINLAPKIISTNPVNNAVNLATNKVIKINFSEAIKFGTNVVIELKTSSGKTVSFKRTISGSTLSITPTTALAKGTTYTVVIHANSVTDLAGKGLATTYTTTFKTVTV; from the coding sequence TTGAATTTGAGAAAAAAGGGCTTGATTGTATTGGTAATAATGATATTTTTTCTTTTTATGGGAGCAGCCAGTGCAGCAGGTACCACTAAAAAAGTTAGTTTAAATGATAAAAAATTCACAACCGTAAATATTCCTTTTGTGGAGAATCATGGACAAATATCTGATAAAAATGTAAAATATTCTGCTAACACATTTATTGGAAATGTTTATGTTAAAGATAATGGAATTGTCTATGCTCTGACCAAAGATAAAAAGGGATGGGTTGTTAGTGAAAAATTTGTAAATTCCAATAATGTTGATGTTAAAGGGTATGATCAATCAAAAACCAAGGTTAGCTACTATAAAGGTAAAAATGTACAGAAGAATTTAGCTACCTATTCCAAGGTGAAATATTCAAATTTATACGATGGGATTGATCTCTATCTAAACGCCCATGGTAAAAACATTGAAAAGATTTATTCCATTGGAAATAGTGGAAGCCCTAGTAGCATATGGGTAACAGTTAGCGGTTCCAAAGGACTTAAAATAAATAAAAAAGGTGAACTGGAAATACTAAATGGTTTAAGTGCATTAAAACTTACCAAACCAGTAGCTTACCAAATAATTAATGGTAAAAAAGTCAATGTATCTGTTTCATATGTAATCAACAATTTAAGCTACGGATACAAAACAGGTGCATACAACAAAAACTACAAACTAATCATAGATCCTTTATTATCCAGCACATTCCTCAGTGGAAACAGTTATGATAATGCACAGGGCGTTGCAGTTGACAAAGCAGGAAACGTATATGTAACTGGATATACTGGTTCAGGTGATTTCCCTACCATTGCTGGAGGATATCAAACCACAATCAAAAGTGGTGAATGGGATGCATTCGTATCAAAATTTGATAGTACACTTACGACATTAATTTCCAGTACTTTTATAGGTGGAACTTACAGTGACAAAGCTACAGGCATTGCATTAGATAACCAAGGACGATTAGGATGTAATGTATTTATAACGGGTACAACCTATTCCCAAAATTATCCAAATACTGCATTTACAGTTCCTTGGGATACTGGTGCAGGTGATGTCTTTATTTCAAAATTGAGTAATGACCTCACCACGTTAGAAGCAAGTACTTTTTTCGGTGGAAACCGTGCAGATATGGCCAACGCAATTATAGTTGATGCATCCAACAATGTTTACATAACCGGACAAACATTTTCATACAATGGTACAGATAGTAAAAATAATCCAGTAACAGGGTTCCCTGTCCGATATTCTTCATTCAATGAACCATTAGCTCAAACTTCCTACGTTGGAAATGGTGATGTATTTGTTTCAAAATTAGATAACAATCTTGCATCCCTAAGATCCGGTGTAGTATTTGGAGGATCTGGAACAAGTTACGGAACTAGTCTTGCTGTAGATCAATCAAATTATATCTATGTAACAGGAGCCACCAATGCAACTGATTTCCCTGCAGTGACTAATACCAACGTATATCCCGATAATGGGTTCCAAACTAACAAAGGCGATTATGATGCTTTTGTTGTCAAACTATCAGCCCAATATCTTGAAAATATAGAAGGACTAGCATTATTAGGAGGATCAGCTCGAGATGTTGGAAATGGCATTGCAGTAGATCCAATTGGTAGAGTTTATGTTGTAGGGGGAACATGGTCATCTAACATGTATACTACTCTTGGAGCTAAACAACGTCAAAACAATGGAAAAGAAGATGGTTTTGTTGTAATAATGGATAAACAAATACAAAATATTTTAAGTAGCACATATTTAGGTGGAAATGGTATAGACTTTGCCAATGGAGTAATTGTATCAGATCAGGGAAATATTGGTATTATAGGTACAACGAATTCAACCAAAAGCTTCCCGAATGAACTACCAAGTGGTGATACTACAGCTCACGGTATGGAAGATGTTTTCTTCACAACATTCACAAATGTTATGACAGCACAAGAAAAAGTTGAAACCACATTCCTAGGAGGGGTTAATGCAGATTATGGTGAAGCTCTCGCCATAGACACCATTGGAAACATATTCCTTGTAGGAGATACTTGGTCAAATGATTATCCAACTACATCAGGTGCTTATCAAACAAATACTGTAGATAATTTACAGTACACAGATGATGCATTCATATCGAAAATCGATAACTTGCTTGATACATCACCACCAACTGTAGGCAGCATAGATCCTGTAAACAATTCATCGAATGTACAATTAAACAAAATAATTAAATTAGTATATAATGAACAGATACAACGCGGAAGTAATTTTGACATAGGAGGAGGATTAAGTAGTATTACACTTAACGGAGTAAATGTTCCTTTGTCCAATATTCAAATAGTAATGAACACACTAATAATTACTCCAACTAGCCTTCAGCCTTCAACTAAATACACATTATTCATACCAGTTGATGCAATCGAAGACCTTGCAGGTAATATTGGTGATGAATATACTCTTGTATTTAACACAGTTGTACCATTAAACGTAGTAAGTACAAATCCTGTTAATAATGCAAATAATGTTATAGGAAACCAACCGATCACAATAACTTTCAATATACCAATAAAAACAGGCCCTAATTATGCCTTAATAACTTTACTGAACAGTGCAAGCACAAAAATGCCAATAACAAAAACAATCAATGGAAACATTTTAACCATTACCCCTATTGGTAATCTAACTCCCGGAACATACACCCTATCATTACCAATAAACAGCATTTTAGACATGAACAATAAAGGATTAACATCGATATTTACAACCAGTTTCACTGTAACCTCACCAACAGTAACCAGCACAGACCCAGTCAATAATGCAATAAATGTTCCAACCAACAAACTGCTGTCAGTAACATTTAACAGACCAATAAAACTAGGCCCTGGACTTATACAACTCAAATCCAGCGGAGGAACAGTTATACCAATAACATTCTCAATAACCAACAACACTCTATTCATATACCATACAACCCAAGCTTTAGCCAAGAGCACAAATTATATACTCACATTAAATCCAAACTGCATTACAGATCTAGCAGGAAATGGTTTAGCAACACAGCTCATTACCACATTTAAAACAGCAAATACAACGACTGCATCTACGTCACAAACAATTAATTTAGCACCAAAAATAATCAGTACAAATCCTGTCAACAATGCAGTGAATTTAGCAACAAATAAAGTGATTAAAATCAACTTCAGTGAAGCAATTAAATTTGGAACAAATGTAGTGATAGAACTAAAAACTTCTAGTGGAAAGACAGTATCATTCAAAAGAACAATAAGCGGTAGTACACTTAGTATAACACCTACCACAGCATTAGCAAAAGGAACCACGTACACTGTTGTTATACATGCCAATAGTGTAACAGATCTAGCAGGAAAAGGACTAGCAACAACATACACAACTACATTTAAAACAGTAACTGTTTAA
- a CDS encoding NTP transferase domain-containing protein: protein MVSAVITAAGKNRRMIEDLKSRGIDINHKLLMDLNGKPVIIHTIENVLKSGVDECTVVLGHFSNEISAVLKEFNYKQVKVIENPDYNVELSQTLLNGVQNVKPSLCLCVAADQPTVTSKTLQRIKAKALQYENPENIVSILARKKYGYLESAEGLGMPFVCHTKLLLKYLLDHNDNLNPILRKMIADGVVFYGNPATNNLELLNINRYEDYLHVKDNF, encoded by the coding sequence ATGGTTTCAGCAGTTATAACCGCAGCAGGAAAAAATAGAAGGATGATAGAAGATCTTAAGTCTAGAGGTATCGATATTAATCATAAACTGCTTATGGACCTTAATGGAAAACCGGTTATTATACACACCATTGAAAACGTGCTCAAATCTGGAGTTGATGAGTGTACAGTAGTTTTGGGCCATTTCAGCAATGAAATATCTGCTGTTTTAAAGGAATTTAATTATAAACAAGTAAAAGTAATTGAAAATCCGGATTATAATGTTGAACTATCACAAACATTACTTAATGGAGTACAAAATGTTAAACCTAGTTTATGTCTCTGTGTTGCAGCAGACCAACCAACTGTCACGAGTAAAACTTTACAAAGAATCAAAGCCAAAGCCTTACAATATGAAAATCCTGAAAATATAGTGTCAATATTAGCACGGAAGAAATATGGTTATCTTGAATCTGCAGAAGGCCTTGGAATGCCATTTGTATGTCATACTAAACTGCTTTTGAAATATTTATTAGATCATAATGATAATCTAAATCCCATTTTAAGAAAAATGATAGCAGATGGAGTTGTTTTTTATGGAAATCCAGCTACTAACAACCTTGAACTTCTAAATATCAACAGATATGAAGATTATCTTCATGTTAAAGACAATTTTTAG